A window of Corythoichthys intestinalis isolate RoL2023-P3 chromosome 14, ASM3026506v1, whole genome shotgun sequence contains these coding sequences:
- the acin1a gene encoding apoptotic chromatin condensation inducer in the nucleus isoform X1, translating to MADLEDVTLDGRPLQSLRVADLKAALEERGLSKSGQKNALVKRLKGALMLENLQKTSTPHVGLQPNSQIGEEMSQNSFIKQYLAKQQELLRQRLEREAREAYDTNEQEDHIDVNNSTAFLPQAKDLNPASADQHKAPGPSDGEIMFVAVNEGEANSNQEAHMSAHPASGSVTMNVTSNEHRRGKSAPASDFLADSDDDESEDGEEDGDDDDDDDDDDWGSNIRRRTTRQPARALSTRERCGASRQQQQQHIPSLLSPQLRQPTPPPSPPPELSFPLPDTPKQSPPSPDVAAARHSPSTSSSGSSSSDSRSSSPEPQKSGLMERKPGPLTLLARKMESEGAFAGAGWQGGTGQGGRNDSSSPVAASFDGIEHAEGLSSTTTVDHVPVSMIPGINQGISGTRSAHSHVPVSVHKTHTVDDRESEFESVEALELQRQRLRSFNQEPAIEDDQNRALQLEQEENERFKHQQALEREEQEALQKKLASERERLDREQALAKELEVQEQTLAKERALELESQRELERQRALEQERLQQEAQEREKEREIELEKIRAREEKEKALEKERLEREKALEAERKEKERIEKERILEQERLERERLKQEQLDREKALEAERKEKERIERERALEQERLEREKLEQERLEREKALEAERKEKERIEREKLEQEREKALEAERREKERIERERAMEQERLKREKLEQERLEKEKALELERLEREKALEKERQEREAVLEKERQEREEALKIEREKALELERMEREKALEKERQEREAALEKERQEREAALEKERQEREAALEKERQEREAALEKECQEREAALEKERQEREAALEKERQEQEAALEKERQEQEAALEKERQEREAALEKEQLEREEALKIEREKALELERIEREKALEQERLERERVLEREREKALELERLEREKALELERLEREKALELERLEREKALELEREKAIELERLEREKALELERLEREKAIELERLEREKALELERLEREKALELERLEREKALELERQEKEKALELERLEKEKALELERQEKEKALQQQKALELQQIEKLRAFDQERLEKERLDHECLAKERLEKENLETACQVLEQQEKQHPGRAHVMQELLEQRLASDGADEAHERLKHNSKEHVKEVSDFALKNKIAVERIVKERANEQELIERETPKELDTELPPSEFGSGLGLTPPTPPFSTGPDRKTEAGIQEDGKAPLSKSESQEAESSLSSQPSSLRKLRFLRDHPIQAQSATSMATKWPHNFTDTPQPQKSLSYSPVSFREQQEGKTSTKQECNSEEQFTLNKKTSAKGFTNQVSGDNLKDDTVRQDEPAKKSTKRLRDVDKDKVPSSPVNAVQLHGRDGKREEKKTRKRSSSNDSSSSESDSGSSSSRSSSSSSSLEKVTISRNRRERKPDRTTSPLCIVTAVAQDDCIQETQKASPYKRERSVEKTSTRNDEASQAKKPFLEIPAEEQMKRKYGKGLEEKEEGSEQRQAIESSMEESEKLLGANEEARKAFSARKISLVSSKSPGTGSTDGDQESGTPGGRKRRWGSSTVATAKKPSISITTDSLKSLIPDIRPCTGQDAVVDLHPEEVVLSDAEEDNQELSEQDLQIRRTVTQEVPSDIQENGQKPTKRICEDLVENNIQGDQSKTASLEEKPVEELETRSPSHPNQDVEEINTVAAGNTLIRRSISQQKTGVSITIDDPVRTTRQPSPPRGKVSNIVHVSNLVRPFTLGQLKELLGRTGTLVEDGFWIDKIKSHCYVTYSSSEEAVATREALHGVKWPQSNPKVLTVDFCQQDELDFHKGLSTAEKPGSEDQWLNSNRFQAPGLPPLLPKRDQWAEREREMERREKARSEREWDRDKVRDFGKPRDDGEAVARRSRSRERRRKERGKSKDKKTEKKEKATEEPPAKLLDDLFRKTKAVPCIYWLPLTDEQFAEREAARAERMKEREKRLKQQQHEDEEKKREDERKERTKGVSTGDRGDGRKDKDQDRERERDRDRGKDRDNEKRRDGYRRPGAGSEGGSRRSRSRSDPRDRRR from the exons GCTCTTATGTTGGAGAATCTGCAGAAGACCTCCACTCCTCATGTTGGACTGCAACCAAACTCTCAG ATTGGTGAGGAAATGAGCCAGAATAGCTTCATCAAGCAGTATCTGGCTAAGCAGCAAGAGCTCTTGCGGCAGCGTCTGGAGAGAGAGGCCCGGGAAGCATATGACACTAATG AGCAAGAGGATCACATAGATGTTAATAACAGCACTGCATTTCTTCCTCAAGCCAAG GATCTGAATCCAGCCTCAGCAGATCAGCACAAGGCACCTGGACCCTCTGATGGCGAAATCATGTTtgttgcagtaaatgagggcgAGGCTAATAGCAACCAAGAAGCTCATATGTCTGCTCATCCTGCTTCTGGATCAGTTACCATGAATGTTACTAGCAATGAGCATCGACGGGGGAAGAGTGCGCCGGCCAGTGACTTCCTAGCTGACAGCGACGATGATGAAAGTGAGGACGGCGAGGAAGACggcgatgatgatgatgatgatgatgatgatgactggGGCAGTAACATTCGCAGGAGGACTACGAGACAGCCAGCCAGAGCGCTGTCAACTCGAGAGAGGTGTGGAGCATCTcgtcagcagcagcagcagcacatCCCTTCCCTTTTGTCTCCTCAACTTCGCCagccaacccctcctccctccccaCCTCCAGAGTTATCATTTCCTTTGCCTGACACCCCTAAACAAAGCCCCCCTAGTCCAGATGTAGCCGCAGCGAGGCACTCTCCAAGTACCTCCAGCTCTGGTTCCTCTAGCAGTGATAGTCGAAGTAGCAGCCCAGAGCCCCAGAAGAGTGGACTCATGGAGCGTAAACCTGGCCCGTTAACTCTCCTAGCCCGTAAAATGGAATCGGAAGGCGCTTTTGCTGGGGCCGGTTGGCAAGGTGGCACTGGGCAAGGTGGAAGGAACGACAGCAGTTCCCCAGTAGCCGCATCATTTGATGGCATTGAACATGCGGAGGGTCTCTCATCAACTACCACTGTAGACCATGTGCCAGTTTCCATGATACCAGGCATCAACCAGGGCATCAGTGGAACACGTTCAGCTCATAGTCATGTTCCTGTGAGTGTGCATAAGACTCATACAGTGGATGATAGAGAATCAGAATTTGAGTCAGTAGAGGCACTTGAGCTGCAAAGACAAAGGCTAAGAAGCTTTAATCAAGAACCAGCAATAGAAGATGATCAGAACAGAGCTCTGCAGCTGGAACAAGAAGAAAATGAGAGATTTAAACATCAGCAAGCCTTGGAAAGAGAAGAACAAgaagctttgcaaaagaaacttGCTTCAGAAAGAGAGCGGCTGGACAGGGAGCAAGCTTTGGCCAAGGAGCTGGAAGTACAAGAACAAACTTTGGCAAAAGAAAGAGCTCTAGAGCTGGAGAGTCAAAGAGAACTTGAAAGGCAAAGGGCATTAGAGCAAGAACGTCTCCAGCAGGAAGCACAGGAGAGGGAAAAAGAGAGAGAAATAGAGTTGGAAAAAATCCGGGCTCGAGAAGAAAAAGAGAAGGCTCTtgaaaaagaaagattagagagagaaaaggctttggagGCAGAGCGAAAAGAAAAAGAACGGATTGAAAAAGAAAGGATTTTGGAACAGGAACGGTTAGAAAGAGAAAGATTAAAGCAAGAGCAGCTAGATAGGGAAAAAGCTTTGGAAGCAGAGAGAAAAGAAAAGGAACGGATTGAAAGAGAGAGGGCTTTGGAACAAGAACGTTTAGAAAGGGAAAAATTAGAGCAAGAGCGGCTAGAGAGGGAAAAAGCTTTGGAAGCagagagaaaagaaaaagaacggATTGAAAGAGAaaaattagagcaagagagggaAAAAGCTTTGGAGGCAGAAAGAAGAGAAAAAGAACGGATTGAAAGAGAAAGGGCTATGGAACAGGAACGATTAAAGAGGGAAAAGTTAGAGCAAGAGCGGcttgaaaaagaaaaagcttTGGAGCTAGAGCGATTAGAGAGGGAGAAAGCCTTGGAGAAAGAGCGCCAAGAACGAGAGGCAGTGTTGGAGAAAGAGCGGCAGGAGAGGGAAGAAGCTTTGAAGATCGAGCGAGAGAAAGCTTTAGAGCTAGAGCGAATGGAGAGGGAGAAAGCTTTGGAGAAAGAGCGGCAAGAACGAGAGGCAGCGTTGGAGAAAGAGCGGCAAGAACGAGAGGCAGCGTTGGAGAAAGAGCGGCAAGAACGAGAGGCAGCTTTGGAGAAGGAGCGCCAAGAACGAGAGGCAGCTTTGGAGAAGGAGTGCCAAGAACGAGAGGCAGCTTTGGAGAAGGAGCGCCAAGAACGAGAGGCAGCGTTGGAGAAAGAGCGGCAGGAACAAGAGGCAGCGTTGGAGAAAGAGCGGCAGGAACAAGAGGCAGCGTTGGAGAAAGAGCGGCAGGAACGAGAGGCAGCGTTGGAGAAAGAGCAGCTGGAGAGGGAAGAAGCCTTGAAAATCGAGCGAGAGAAAGCTTTAGAACTAGAGCGAATAGAGAGAGAGAAAGCTTTAGAACAAGAGCGACTAGAAAGAGAGAGAGTTTTAGAACGAGAGCGAGAAAAGGCTTTAGAGCTTGAGCGACTGGAGCGAGAAAAGGCCTTAGAGCTTGAGCGACTGGAGCGAGAAAAGGCCTTAGAGCTTGAGCGACTGGAGCGAGAAAAGGCCTTAGAGCTTGAGCGAGAAAAGGCCATAGAGCTTGAGCGACTAGAGCGAGAAAAGGCCTTAGAGCTTGAGCGACTAGAGCGAGAAAAGGCCATAGAGCTTGAGCGACTAGAGCGAGAAAAGGCCTTAGAGCTTGAGCGACTAGAGCGAGAAAAGGCCTTAGAGCTTGAGCGACTAGAGAGAGAAAAGGCCTTGGAGCTGGAGcgacaagaaaaagaaaaagcctTGGAGCTGGAGCGACTAGAAAAGGAAAAAGCCTTGGAGCTGGAGcgacaagaaaaagaaaaagcctTACAACAGCAGAAAGCCTTAGAGCTTCAGCAAATAGAAAAACTGAGAGCATTCGATCAAGAGCGTCTGGAGAAAGAGCGTCTTGACCACGAATGCCTGGCGAAAGAGCGACTAGAAAAAGAGAATCTAGAGACAGCATGTCAAGTGCTAGAGCAACAGGAGAAACAACATCCAGGGAGAGCACATGTAATGCAAGAACTGCTAGAGCAAAGGTTGGCAAGCGATGGAGCTGATGAGGCGCATGAACGATTAAAACACAATAGTAAGGAGCATGTAAAGGAAGTGTCAGATTTTGCtcttaaaaacaaaattgcgGTGGAGAGAATAGTAAAGGAAAGGGCTAATGAGCAGGAATTAATAGAGAGGGAAACACCTAAGGAGTTAGACACTGAACTTCCTCCATCTGAATTTGGTAGTGGGCTTGGTCTTACCCCTCCTACTCCTCCCTTTTCTACAGGACCAGATAGAAAAACAGAGGCAGGAATCCAGGAAGATGGCAAAGCTCCACTGTCAAAGAGTGAATCCCAAGAAGCAGAATCATCACTGTCATCGCAACCATCATCGTTGAGGAAATTGCGGTTCTTAAGGGACCACCCAATTCAGGCCCAGTCTGCCACATCCATGGCCACCAAGTGGCCTCATAACTTCACTGATACCCCTCAGCCCCAGAAGTCACTTTCCTACTCCCCAGTCAGTTTTAGAGAACAACAGGAAGGTAAAACCTCCACTAAACAGGAATGCAATTCTGAGGAACAGTTTActcttaacaaaaaaacaagtgccAAAGGTTTTACAAACCAAGTATCAGGGGACAATTTGAAAGATGATACAGTGAGGCAGGATGAGCCTGCCAAGAAAAGCACCAAGAGATTACGGGATGTGGATAAAGACAAAGTTCCTTCAAGCCCAGTTAATGCTGTACAGTTGCACGGAAGAGATGGAAAGAgggaggagaaaaaaacaagaaaacgtTCATCCTCTAATGACTCCTCTTCCTCCGAATCTGATTCTGGGTCATCATCATCCAGGTCCTCTTCATCCTCGTCTTCTCTTGAGAAAGTCACCATTTCGAGAAATAGAAGG GAAAGAAAACCAGACAGAACTACTTCACCGCTGTGTATAGTGACTGCCGTGGCTCAAGATGACTGTATACAGGAAACTCAAAAGGCCTCCCCTTACAAAAGAGAGAGGTCTGTCGAGAAGACAAGCACAAGAAATGATGAAGCTAGTCAGGCTAAG AAACCATTCCTTGAAATACCAGCTGAAGAGCAGATGAAAAGGAAATACGGCAAAGGATTGGAAGAAAAGGAAGAAGGGTCTGAACAAAG GCAGGCGATTGAGTCTTCAATGGAAGAATCAGAGAAGCTTCTGGGGGCCAACGAGGAG GCCCGCAAGGCCTTCTCTGCTCGCAAGATCTCTCTTGTCA GCAGTAAGTCACCAGGCACAGGCAGTACAGATGGGGATCAGGAATCTGGGACTCCTGGTGGTCGCAAGAGGAGGTGGGGTTCCAGCACTGTGGCCACTGCCAAGAAACCTTCCATTAGCATCACTACAGATTCGCTCAAG TCTTTGATCCCAGACATCAGGCCATGTACAGGCCAAGACGCTGTAGTGGACCTGCACCCTGAGGAAGTGGTTTTGTCTGATGCTGAGGAAGACAACCAAGAGCTCTCCGAGCAGGACCTGCAGATCCGACGCACTGTCACCCAA GAGGTGCCCTCAGATATCCAAGAGAACGGACAGAAGCCGACAAAGAGGATTTGCGAGGACTTGGTGGAAAATAACATTCAGGGAGACCAAAGCAAGACTGCATCTCTAGAAGAGAAACCTGTTGAAGAATTGGAAACCCGATCACCATCCCATCCTAACCAAGATGTAgaagaaatcaacactg TCGCTGCAGGCAACACACTCATTCGTCGCTCCATCAGTCAGCAAAAAACAGGTGTTTCCATCACCATCGACGACCCCGTACGAACCACCCGCCAACCATCTCCTCCACGTGGCAAAGTTTCCAACATCGTTCATGTCAGCAACCTG GTAAGGCCTTTTACGCTTGGGCAGCTGAAGGAATTGCTCGGCAGGACTGGCACGCTAGTGGAAGATGGCTTCTGGATCGACAAAATCAAATCTCACTGCTACGTCACT TACTCAAGTTCAGAGGAGGCGGTTGCAACACGCGAAGCTCTTCATGGAGTGAAGTGGCCTCAGAGTAACCCAAAAGTTCTTACCGTAGACTTTTGCCAGCAGGATGAG CTGGACTTCCACAAAGGTTTGAGCACAGCAGAGAAACCCGGATCAGAGGATCAGTGGCTCAATTCCAACCGTTTTCAAGCCCCGGGCTTACCTCCCCTCCTTCCCAAGAGAGACCAGTGGGCCGAACGCGAGCGTGAAATGGAGCGCAGGGAGAAGGCACGctcagagcgggagtgggatcGCGACAAGGTCCGGGACTTTGGGAAACCCAGAGACGATGGGGAGGCTGTTGCCCGAAGGTCACGCTCGAGGGAACGGCGGCGTAAGGAGAGGGGCAAGAGCAAGGACAAGAAGACTGAAAAGAAAG